The Rissa tridactyla isolate bRisTri1 chromosome 6, bRisTri1.patW.cur.20221130, whole genome shotgun sequence DNA segment CAGTGGAGCTCTGTGAGATCTGAAACCCAGCTGGATGCTAAACCCTGCTGCCAGGTCCCCTTGGGGCCACCACTCCAAATCCTTCCCCACCCTGGGGTGAGAGCCCCAGAgagggggcagggctggggtgcctGTGGCTCCTCCTGTGCAGACACTGGGaatcctccatccctccctgggcTGATGGCTACTCCACCTTGTTTGGCTGAGCTGATCCTCTCcagagggcaggaggaagggctgTGTGGGACACTTGGCTTTGCAAACCCCAAGGAGGGTCATGGCTCCTGTTCATGGCCAGCTGGGGAGCCCCGCAGGGAGGGGTGGTGGGCTCAAAGGCCCCTCCATAATGCTGCACCATGCGTGACCCAGGAAGAGACCTGGGAGGAAGCAGCGAGTGCCGGACTCTGGAGCAGACGAGGATCTGGAGATGCTCTTCATCCCTTCTGTAAGAAAGCACGGTGCaagggaggcagctggggaaagCTCAGCCCAATTAGCCGTTGGAGAATCCACAGGGATGGAGACCTCAGGCTGTAAATCTGCAGGGATGGGgtctttgtgtgtgtctgttccTGCCCAGGAGGGAGGCCAGAAGGCGAGGGGCTCTGTCTCTCCCTGCGTGCCAGGTGGGTGTTGGGTGGGCATGCGGGCTCTCCAGCTCGCTTTGGGCACAGGGACGCCCCTGGGCTCTGTGGGCAcctctctgtccccctcagcTTTGCCACAGGCAGAGCCAGCTCCTGGCCCTGGACTTCCAGGGAGTTGGAAACCAGCACCCCCCTTTCGCAGCTTAGGGGAGGAGGTGCCAGATGTGATGCAGCGTGTGCCCAAAGCTGGAGACCTGGATGCTCAGTTGGTGCGTGGCCCATGGGCGATGCTGAGGAGGACAACCCATGGCACGTGTGATCCACCCACTCCCCAGCCGGCAGCCcgggcactgccagccccagaCCCACAGGCAGAGAAGGGATGTGGCTCCAAATTGCCTGGCCTGGCAGGGAGTGTGGTCctgcgtggggctgggcagcccgcTGAGCCTCCCGGGGTCGGCTCCACCACTGAATGAGGCCGCAAAGGCAGCGTGAGGGCTCAGCAGCTCCCCACTGCTGTGGGGTGCACCCACCCCATGCGGATgggtgcagagccagcagcacagacccCTGGGGAGCCAAACCCCGGCCAGTGCAGGGGCTGGCTCCCCGTCCTGGGGCAAATCCCCCTTAGCCCTGCTAATCCCCCCCAAAGCAAGGgcttgctgcctccctggggacacccccagcACAAAGGCCTGTCCCCAGGATGGACGGTGGGAGCAAGGCTGCAGCTCTGGGGTGATGTCCTGGGGGGGTGGGCAGTGGGGCTGTGGGtctctgctgtgggcaggggtgAGCGTGGGGGCACCCGAGGCCCCCACAGGCCCCTGCTGTGGGGCTCTGAAGGCGCTGCAGgcatgggagctgctgctccctgcccctgcgctGCACCACGGGGGGGGTCATGGGGCACCCCATAGAGCAGGCTGGTCCCCACCAAAGGCTGGGGGGCTGTGTTTGACTGTGGGGAGCCACACTGGGCCGTTAGCTGTGGCCATGGGCTCTCGGGGCTTCTTGTGCATCCCCCCGGCTTGGCAGGGGTAGGGCTGAAAGAGGGACGAAGGCGGGCACGAGGCATGGAGGTGTCGGTGCCCGCGGGAGATGCTGGGATTCCTCACGCCACGGCGGGAGCAGCCCCGCTCCTAACCGCGTACCCGTTGGCATCACGGCGGGCTCCGGGCTGGTGCGGGGCTCGGCACGTCCAGCCCCGTGCAAGGACCGCTCCTCTCTTGGGGTAGAACTtgtggcccggcccggcccggcccaggtGGCCCGCCAGCCTACCCGGCATGGGGCTGATGGGCCCAAGCTGGCCCTCGGTGGCTCCCCCGGGGTCCCTTGGCCGAGGCGGTGACCCGAGCCGGCGTCTCCTCCCCGGCGCTGTCGCAGGCGCCGCGCGGCCCAGGCGCTATCGCTGTATTGCAGCACCACCTAGTGCTGCGGGGCGGGGAAGGCCGGCACCCCAAAGCTCCCCTCGAGAGCGCTGGCAGCGCCGTGGGGACAGGCCGCGGCTGCCCCGTGTCCGTCCGTGGGTCGCGCTGCCGAGGCCTCCCCGCCAGGAAACCCAAAGGAGCTGTCGGGGACGGGGACGAGGAGGCGGCACAGCGTGTTTGCCGGCCCCGGGGCAGCCAGAACTCTCCTCCCCTGCTCTGCGCCGGGGAGATTCCCGCAaggatcctgggaagcagcaaggGGTGCAAACGTTCCCGTTTTTCTGAGCCAAGCGTATCTGGCctcagctgctggttttgccacTTCCTCCCACGGAAGTCGGGCGTCTGTGTTCTCCCCCGGCCACTTGTGCTTCTCTATCAGCCAGGTGACCCTGGCTCTGTAAATCCCTCGTCATCAGGATCTTCACATCACTCCTGTATCCCTAGAGGTTTCTTGGTGTCCATCTTCCGTGGCTGGCATGGGTGGATTCCTTTCCCACGACTCGTCACCCTGCCCCTTTTGTGCACCTGGGCAATGCCAGCACTTTCCAGCCTGGCTTTTGGGACACtgggagagtgtcctgctgtcccctcctttcctttctctgtgtccCCAGCTCGTCATCCCTCCTGGGTGCCTGCCATGCTCTccaccctgcctggccctggggcgctggcagaacaggcaggattttggCGTGGTGAGGGTTGTACAGGCGGATTTTTGGCACAGACCTGGACCCTGTGGGAATGGGATGCTCAGCAAGGGAATGGCATGGTGATGGCTGACCCTGCTCCACTCCTGCGTTGGTGGGTGCTGGCGGGGAGCACTGCCGTCACATGTACAGTGGCACCAGGGATGGCACCAGGTCCTGTGGCACTGAGGGGCTGGTGGCCGGGAGCTCCCTCCGTAGGGCAGGAGTTGGGCACCTTGGATTGAAAATGGGGCCTGGGGGTCTTGCCGCTGCCCTGCTGCTTTTGGGGACAGATGGGGCTGTGCCGAAGTCacctggcagcccccaggtccctgtgtccgaGCGGTTCGATGCCCAGCTTAGGCTCTGCCTGCACCATCCTGGCAACCCAGGAGCGGGATCTCTGCCCCCATAAGGGACAGAGGGACCTGAACCTTCCCTGCCCGCTTGTCCCTGCTCAGTGCCACCAGGGCAGGACAGAGGTGGGTATGTTGGGATGAGACGGTGCTGCCTGCTGTCACCACGCACTGCCTGCACCCACGGGAAGGTAAGAGTAGCAAAGCAGGCACCGAACATAATGTAGCCCTGGGCTGTTTGTGCACCTTTTGTTTGCCCGTAACCTTCATGAATCAGGTAATTAACCACGTTAGGACGGCTCTGCTTCCCCGTCTGAGTGTTATTAGGCAGGGCAGATCCGGGGCAGCGCGCCAGCGGGAGCCCCAGTCGGCTTTGCGGGGTGGTGGGGCAGCTGAGAGCCCCCGCGGTGGCCGGGGAAGGTGcccggggggcagccggggtCGGTAAAGTGCCGGTGGGGTGCTGGCAACGGGCAGTGAGGGTGTGGGAGCCCGGTGCTCGCTGTGCGGTGGGGAGGAGATGGCCCTGGTCCCCCACCGCCCTCATCGCAGCTTGTGGGCAAGAACCCAGCGTGCCCAGGGCCCTGCTCCACAGCCAGCCCTGCGTCCTGTCGATGGGTGTTTCTCATTGCCGTAAGCCATGCCTGTGCTTCAGGGAGCCTCTATGGGGTAATGCGCCCCAAAACCATGCAGAGAGCTCCCCGAAAGCGTGTTGTGTGTCACCCTCCTCCCGTGCTGCCTCACCGCTTTTACCCAGCGGCTGTGCAGCACCCAGCTTGGAGAGTCTCAGGCGAAGACATGGCTGAAGGGCAGTGAGGGTGAAGTTTGCCTTTTACAAGTTTCACCCCAAATCTCTCCATGCCGGGTCTCCCCAGGCTGtgcacagccctggctctcccctctccttcctccgcTCCCCCATGTGCCTCTGTGGCCTCTGGCAGCATGTCCGGGCTCCGCGGgggccctgccctccccgcaggTCTCTGCAGGCTGCCGGGGCTGCTCGCAGCCCTCCTGACGTGGGGGGTGAGCCCTGCATGGCAGCCAtctggctggtggggagcagcCTCCCAAGCACGTTCCCTGCCCTGAGGCTCCAGCAGGAAGAGATGCCGCCTGCGTGCCGGCAGCTGGAAGGCTCTCTCGCACCCGCCATGGGAGCTGTCGAGGCCAAAACTCTCCGGCTGCGAACAATGAGCTGGGGAAAGCTGCGGCTGTCAGTCGGGACTCACCCAGGGCAGCGGCTGCTGCTGAATCCGGCCGGTTCCCTCTCCTGAGCCCTGCTTGGCTGGTCAGATTCCAACGGCTCCAGCAAGCGCcgggaggcagcagctccaggtgAGCCAGGGTTTTTGCCGGCGGCTGGGCTCTAGGAAGGGCCCTGCGTGGCAAAAGGCTCCTTGCCTGATCCAGCTGGGTCctacccacccccccaaaactgcccctcATGCCACCATGGAGCCTTCCCTTCGTGCAGCACCCGGCATGTGGACCAGGCTGGGGGAAGGTTCCCTGCCCCAGGAATGTCTGCCGAGGCTGTGAGTTTCCAGGTGGGAACTTTTCTTGGTAAACAAAAGGGGGAATTGCTGTATTGCTCCCCATTcccacttccccccccgcccccagccttTGCACAGAgggtggtgtggggctgccctcgggccacagccagAATCAACCTGGCCACATGGATGGGTGGTGGCAGCGGTGACACACGCGCCTCtggcctcctgctctgctcttccccctTTCCAGCCCCACTTTTCCCATTGCTGGGGCCTTTTGCTGCCCCGGTGCCAATGGCCCCGTGCgagggccctggggaggggacgtGCTGAGGGCAGCGGCGTCGGCActgtgtccccagccccttctcccGGGGCTCCCAAacccccctcagccccaccgGGAGGGGACACGCAGCCGCCTGGGCCAAGCTTGGGCTCCTGCTCCGAGCACCCGGGGCCCTTCACTCGGATTTTGGGTGGGGAATGGTCAGAACACACTGTCCCCCCACCGCCCTACCGGGGCCTTTCTGCCGGCTGGACCCGGCCCCGCCGCTTGCTCCGTCGGTTCTTTAAGGGAGGCTGAGCCCCgcactgggggatgctggggggaactgggagagGCTGGTGCAGGGACAGGAGCCGGGGAGCAGCCGGCTATTTCCCACGGAGCCACCTGAGGGCGACAATGACCCGCCGCAGAGCCGGCCCGCTCCCACTGGGTGAACTGGGCGAactggggcagcggggaggggacgggggttCGGGGGCGTCCCCTCGGGCCGTCTCAGggcccgcgcccccccccgcagGGCAGCTCAGCCCGCCGGACCCGCAGCTACGCGTGTCGGTGGCCACCTGAAACCCCCGTGGAGACCTCCAGGGAGGGCACCCCGCAGGCCCCTTCCTCGCCCGTGAGGACAACGGGGTGTGAGAATTCCAAGTGCGTTTGCCCTTGGAAGAAAAGGCGCCCCGGTTAGAGTCAGTCCCGCTGGGAGCATCCCTCTGCTCCGGGGGGCAGAGGCTCCCCAGCACCCGGTTGTAGCTCGGCTTGGCAAGAGGTGACAccttctccctgtccctgccgggCATCCTGGGGCACAGAGGTGCGGTACGGGCTCTCAAGACCCTcgagtttttatttttttcctgttttgataccttctctctcttctctttggtgAGACACCACTGTCGCTGGGTGTTGCTCATGCCAGGTGCAGGTGGCATTTGGTTGATGCCTGTATAAAGGCTGGCCTAGGACGGGGCACGCTGCTGAGAAGACTCTGCCCTGCGAGCCCAGCAGGCTGAAATCCATCAGCGAGGTCCCATGAGAAAGCTGCTACGATGGATAATGCTCTTCTCATGGGGATTAATGGTCCAACTTCAattcacctcaaaaaaaaaaaattatgccgtATCGCTCCCACCTACACCCAGTGGCTGAATTCAGGGTCTGAAATGACGCGTTTCGCTTCCCTGTGACTCTCCCGAGAATCCCAATCCCAGCCACAGGACAGGCTGACCAAAGTGTCGAGTGATCATAAAGCTGCCCGTGATGTTTAGAGCAGAAGCTGCAACTGCCCCCTTCCCAACATTTACAGGGGCTAGAGCTAATTAAAAACGACCTAGGAATGAGTAGCAGCAGGGCTCGAGAAGCCTCTCGTAGCAAAATTGCTGCCGTGTGTCATTAAAGCTGGGCACACGTGGGGATTGTTGGTATTGGCAACCGCAGCCCCAGCGGTGCTTTGGGGAGCTCCGAGCTGATGCTGGTGGGCTCGAGGGAACACAGGGTTTTCCGGAGGGGTTTTGAGCGTCCCCAGAAACTTAGAAAAGCGGAACAGCGTGCAGTGCTGCTCGAGAAACTGGTGAGCAGGCAAACGGGACAAACTGCCCCGAGGGATTACCGGACAGAAACGAGGCCAAGGAGAAACCTTGCTCAGAGCAGTCAGGAAACCTCTGCTACGTGGTCAGCTGGAGAAAGAGAAATTTAACACGGATATGGGGGCTGtggaagagcagggctgtggaaagctgcctttctgctgctggcAAGCTTTCTGCTGCAAGCTTCTGCTGCTGGCTTGCGTGACAGGAGGTTGTGCCCTCTGCGAGGCATTTttgtaacagaaaggaaaacgcACAGAACTaacatttcttcccttctttggACGGTAGGAATGTTTTAATtgagaaatttgttttaattacattagGTGATATCACAGTCTATTTTACAAGTTCAGGGTAAGAGGATGTGTGGACCAGTTACACAGAAATCCAGTGAAAGGATAAAAACCTAcaacatgagaaaaatgaaaaggttaACTTAATCCTCCAAAAATGAAACGCATTGAGAGTTTGGTGTGAGTGGACACGGGAGATTATACCAGGATCCAGAGGAGTACAAAGGATGAGGCTAACATAATTTACAGCATTGGTTCTGCATGACCATCGTTCGCCCGTGCTCAGAGACAGCCTCTATTCCCCAGTGTACCGCTGAGCAGCTGGTCCTGTCTCTGAGGGTTTGGTCTGGTCTTgtcagaggagaaagcaaaaaataactGATGGGCAAAGGTCACAACCCACGTTGAGCTGGTCCCCAGGGTCACCGCCTACGGGAGTGTCTTCCACTGGATAGTCGGGGGGTTCTGCACCAAGAACTGTATGGAGGAAAACTAAAACAGCTCCAAAAAGCCCCATCTCAAACGTAGAAAAGTCTCACTCTGGAAGTGCTTACGAGAAGATCGTCATCATAGAATTTGGTTTCTATAATAACATTACCACtgtggaaggaaaagaggagaaagaagaggcatTAGAAGAATGCACAAACAGTAGAAAACGTCTGCTCCTCCCAATGCTCCTTCAAGCCTGGGCTGACACCTCACCCCCCACAACGCGAGCTTTGGTTTGGAGCCGCATGCAGTGAGCACTGTGTCCTCATCCTGGGGCCGTCAGGGCTGAAGGATCTCTCCACCGCATTCCTACATGGAGCagttccccccatccctcccttgtCACCCCCTTTCTGGGCTCAGTACCAcgcaggctgcagggagtgctcaCCGACAGCAAACTTCTGCTCGCTTCTATTgctaaaaataaaccagcagccccagcaccttcAGGCCCCTCTCTCTTGCAGTGAACTGTGAAAACCGATgggaattctttttttattccccatcTCTGTCCTCCAGTGCTGAGCAAGCTACTTCAACCAACCTAACATGTCATTTCCCTCAAGAAGCGCTTAAATGCAAACGCAGAAGCATATTTTATACAAACTGCAAGGGAAATGTAGATTTGGGTGTGACAAAAGCTCTGATGATTTAATTTGCTGACTTGGAGATTTTGGTAGACAAAACTAAGAACTTTGGGGCCATTACAACACCTGGATGCCCGAGCAGTGTGATCTGACCATGCCTAAGTAACCTGGCTCTTGAAAATCAAAGCAGCAGTTCCATCTCCGCTGTGGCTCTTGGTATCTGCAGCACTGGCAAAGCTGAACCTGGCAAAAGCGTAAGGTTTTTGCTGTGGCGTGGACTATGCTTGAACTCAAATGTCGGAATGTTCTCAGTCTGATATTCATTCATCCTGGGAATCCCTTGTGCAGAATGCCTTGGTTAGCACCAGATACCACAACTCCATTCTCTTCTGCTATGGAAACACCGAGACAAACACGAGGTCTTCGGGAATATCAGAAAGTGAGGGCCTTTCCAAGCCTTGGCAGCTgaaaaaagctgatttctttgGGCTACAAAAACCCCTTTGGATTTCTTTGGGCTAGTGATTCTGCTGAAAAGCCTCACGAATGACTTTAGGACACCTCCATGAACAGGAGAGAGATCTGGGCTGCCCACTACAAGTGGACAGACTCCAGGGAAAGAATGAGACACTGGAAAACCCTCAAGGACACTTGAGAACGGGACTCTCCTGACTTCCAGTCCTGAAAATGCCTTGATTTCCTGAGATGGTCAAAATCAACTTGTCAGatgtctttgtttctttactCCAAGTCCCAAATCTGGCTCCTCCTGTACTGACTGAAAGCCACCAGCTCTGGGAGCCGAGGACGTGTGTGGTACACACGAGGTTCTGAGCAGATTGCAGCAGGGAGCACTATTCAAACACTGATGCGCTCTTCTGAGTCCGCTCTCTCTTTGAAACGTGCTGTGAATAGAAACTAGTGACAGTAGTTCCCATTTCGGTGCCTTCTCTATGCAACTGGCTTTCCTCCAGACAGGGAATGAGAGGGAAAACGCTGGAGAGGGAGGTCTTCCAGAGGACACTGTGACCTTGCGGTGAAACTGGCTGCTCCCTGTCTGCCTCTTGTTGGCAGGAGGATTCCCATACCCTTCTGTCTCCGCTGGCAATGTGCTCCTCATGTGCTTGCCAGCACCCATCTAGCACTGCAGGCAGGGTGGCTTTTTGTCAGTGATTATAGCTTCCCAGGGGCCTCCCTCAAGGAGTCTTTTCTGTCACCCCCCCACAGCTCGTGCTTTGCTGTCCACGCTCAGAGCATTGTCCTGACACAAGTGAAATCAATGTGCGCGGTGGCCAGGACTAGACATTTCTGAGGAAGGTGCGTGAATCCCATTACAGATGAACTGTAAAATGATTGTTTCCTACCTTTTAAGGGTATTTTATCCCCAGATCCAACTCCATATGACTAAATGCATGGTTTATAATCCGATGTAAAGACACAAAGCTTGGCAAGATGGTACAGTGATGAAACAGCTCCAATGGGTGATATATTGCATGAAAACCAACCACCTTGGACAAGAGTCAGTGATCAATATCTGGATTTGAAAATGGcccaaacatctttttttttcttttctttttttttcctggatctAAGGGGTATtaagctgcaaagcattttaaaatcctttcacggttcacctttcaaaaaaattaagcaattctAATAAAGGATCGGTTCCACTTTCTCCAAACTTTTATTGCTATATTAATGCAAATTGGTCCTATGGGAAAGAAGGTAATGAGGTTGGCTTAGCCCCTTTTATCTCTCAACAGCTAACAGTAGCGAGGGTGATTCAGAGTTGGTAGCAGCTCCCTCTCTTCATTCCCACTGTGGCTCCCAAGGAAATGCCacacactgctttttctttgcctGCTCTCACATTCTTTAAGCCCAAGGCACTCACGTTAAAACGTTAGCTGGCATCATCTGTGATTCAGGTGCTGCCTCTATCAAGGACTGCCAAGTGTTTGTGGAGTTAGGAATCACAAAACCGAATTCAAAGAACCATTCTGCAAAGTAAAAAGAAGATCCAGAGGCAtttgaaagaagataaaatcCACAAATGGTCCTTTTGCTTTTCACCTGACAGGCTGGGGAACTCCCTAAactgtcctgctgtgctgccaacattttacatttaaattactttgtaCAGCTTAAACTGCACTGAACCCTGCCCTTCTCTTAAAGCAGATACTCCCTTTCTAAAATAGCTGATGGTAATGATAAAGTCACACCACTTCCTTAGCATTCAGTGGAAATTTTATCACACCTAATTGGGAACAGGGAAACCACACTCCCCCTCTTGCAGACATCCCCCGGATCCAGTTGAGACTAAGTGTACAACCGGTTGCCCAAAAGACAAGGAGCTCAATGTTTTatctccccctcctccaccccagaTTAAGAGTAATACTGCGGCGAGGGAGCTCAGATGTGCAGCTATGGAGTCACACGGACAGTACTCAGTGGCACTGCTGTGACCAAAGTAAACCAGAGGCTCCTTTAGCCCGGCCTGGCCTCCAGTCTGGTGGTGGCCAGCACTAGGTGCTTCTGAGGAAGATGCATGAATCCCCATAATGGTTGACTCTAAAATAACCTGTTTCCTTGCCTCAGGCAGCCTGCGGTGGATTTATGCCCTGAAGCATGATTACCCAGATTTTTTGCTTACATAACGAAGTGTTAATACACTTATGAAATGCTATCCCTAATACTGTGGCCCATTAGTCCTGACGAGATGAGTGCTTCGGTGctactctgaaaaattaaaatcgCCGCGTTCAACCCATTTTAGTTTCTCTAATCCCTGCCGCGCTGGGGGTCGCTCCCTGCGCTGCAGCAGGACTGCACACAGAGCAGATGCCTACCTTCTAGACATTGCCCTTTGAAATAAACTTTCTGTTCCAGTCGGAATTTTTCCATTTGTTCTGCTGAGGAAAAGTTTAACTCCCGAGACACTGCTTtgcatttcaggatttttttaggAACTCGAGCTGTGAAAACAAGATAAAGAAGCATTATTTGTACACAATAATGCAAACCCAGCTGCTTCAGGTGCTATTATATTCTGAAATAATGATTAGTGCTAGTACAAGATCATAGTAGCAggagaaatgcaaacacaaagGACTTTGTTTTTACATTTGCAGGAGTGAAATCCAAGACGCAAATAGTGTTAAGTAGCTTGCCCAGAGCCAGGAAAGAAACTTGTGACAGAACCAGGAATACAACGCTGATCTCAGACTCCTGGTTCTTAGCTGTTTATTATGAAAAAACACAATTCTTCAAGTCAAAATGTGAGATGCAACTTAAATTTTTACTCTGGAAAGTGTGCTGAAGATCAGAAGCAGTCGAGGGGCCGCTTAGTACACCAAGCGTGTTAGACCTTCtcacttctctttccctttcagaCTGTGCATCCCCAGCAAACCACAAACGGCTATTTCTCAGCCCAGCCGCGCTGTTTCAGCCATCTCACAGAGCTCTGGGAAGGCGTCCTGTAAAAGTATACAAAATGTCCCTTCCCCAAACATCGTGACCCACACAGGCAGCAAAGTCAGTACCAAATGAGAGAGTTTAAGAGATAGAGTAATTTGGCAATCCAAGGTATCTGGGCTCTTGCAGTGGGTGAGACACCAATAGCAACTGGCAAACTCTACCTGGTAGATAtttcataaggcttttttttaGAGGTGGAGGAGTAAGCGAAGGGACAGTTTGGGAGCATCAATTAATATGCTGAAAGGTCATAATCAGGAGAATACGAGGGGGAGTCAATACAGTAAAAATATCCCAAGCCCATCATACTTCAGTGGTGTGATTATACATAATCCTTCCTGCGTATTAGAAAATGTTTCATGTAAATTTATTAGAAATAAAGAGGGGAGGGAATACAGCTGGCACGTGCTTTATGAGCCAAACTGTTCCTAAATGGAAAACATATCAAACTGTCCATGAGCAGGCAGCAGGCTGCTGTTTAATAAAAGGAAGAGTCTGCCAAACCCCAGGAAAATCTATCTAATGTAGAACAGTTTAGTGGGGTAGGACCTTGATATGAACCCAATCTAGAAAGCTGGAGGCTCAGGGAACGTAAGCTACCATCCTATCCCATGGAGAAGTACACAGCCCAAggactgtttaaaagaaaaaagttaaaaaagaaagttaaaagtgTAAGGGAAgagttttaaatgtaaaagctctct contains these protein-coding regions:
- the PDE6D gene encoding retinal rod rhodopsin-sensitive cGMP 3',5'-cyclic phosphodiesterase subunit delta yields the protein MSATDERAKEILRGFKLNWMNLRDAETGKILWQGTEDLSVPGVEHEARVPKKILKCKAVSRELNFSSAEQMEKFRLEQKVYFKGQCLEEWFFEFGFVIPNSTNTWQSLIEAAPESQMMPANVLTGNVIIETKFYDDDLLVSTSRVRLFYV